A region from the Brassica napus cultivar Da-Ae chromosome C8, Da-Ae, whole genome shotgun sequence genome encodes:
- the LOC106426465 gene encoding protein SRG1-like yields the protein MEANGASKHHSSIIVPSVQEMVKEKLIKKVPQRYVRSDLDKAEIACDSGLKAEIPVIDMSRLCSSTTMDSEIEKLDLACKEWGFFQLVNHGVDSGFLDKFKSEIQNFFNLPMEEKKKLWQKPGDMEGFGQAFVVSEEQKLDWADMFHLTVQPARLRKPHVFPKIPLPLRDTLETYSAELKSIAKILFAKMAVALKINPEEMEKLFDDDLGQIMRMNYYPPCPEPDQVIGLTPHSDSTGVTILLQVNEVEGLQIKKNGKWVSVKPLPNAFVVNVGDMIEIVTNGTYRSIEHRGVVNSEKERISIGAFHNIGTGKEVGPLRSLVERHKASFFRSMTTDEYFKGLFSRELGGKAYLDVMRI from the exons ATGGAAGCCAATGGAGCAAGTAAGCATCATAGCTCTATTATAGTCCCATCTGTTCAAGAGATGGTGAAGGAGAAGCTGATCAAGAAGGTTCCTCAGAGGTATGTACGGTCTGATCTAGACAAAGCTGAGATTGCCTGTGACTCTGGTCTAAAAGCTGAGATCCCAGTCATTGACATGAGCCGCTTGTGTTCTTCAACCACCATGGATTCTGAGATTGAAAAACTCGACTTGGCTTGCAAAGAATGGGGATTTTTCCAG CTTGTAAACCATGGAGTGGACTCAGGCTTCCTGGACAAATTCAAATCTGAGATTCAAAATTTCTTCAACCTTCCcatggaagagaagaagaagctgtggcAAAAGCCTGGAGACATGGAAGGGTTTGGACAGGCTTTTGTGGTTTCAGAAGAGCAGAAACTCGATTGGGCAGACATGTTCCATCTCACAGTGCAACCTGCTAGGTTACGCAAGCCTCACGTGTTCCCCAAGATACCTCTTCCCCTTAG AGATACACTAGAGACGTATTCGGCTGAACTGAAAAGCATAGCTAAGATCTTGTTTGCTAAAATGGCGGTGGCATTGAAGATCAACCCTGAGGAGATGGAGAAGTTGTTTGATGATGATCTAGGACAGATAATGAGGATGAATTACTACCCTCCTTGTCCTGAGCCCGACCAGGTTATTGGTCTGACTCCACATTCAGATTCTACAGGAGTCACCATCCTTTTGCAGGTTAATGAAGTGGAAGGTCTCCAAATCAAGAAGAATGGCAAGTGGGTCTCGGTCAAACCTCTCCCAAATGCTTTCGTTGTCAATGTTGGAGACATGATAGAG ATTGTTACAAATGGGACGTACCGAAGTATAGAGCATCGTGGGGTAGTGAACTCAGAGAAGGAGAGGATTTCTATAGGGGCGTTTCACAATATAGGAACTGGTAAAGAAGTTGGTCCGCTGAGAAGTCTCGTGGAGAGGCATAAGGCTTCATTTTTCAGAAGCATGACCACTGATGAGTACTTCAAAGGCTTGTTCTCACGTGAGCTCGGTGGAAAAGCTTACCTTGATGTTATGAGAATCTAA